A genomic window from Glycine max cultivar Williams 82 chromosome 17, Glycine_max_v4.0, whole genome shotgun sequence includes:
- the LOC100803922 gene encoding cytochrome P450 71A1 — MALLKQWPYEVFSSTFYISLSFFISVLLLFKLTKRTKPKTNLNLPPSLPKLPIIGNIHQFGTLPHRSLRDLSLKYGDMMMLQLGQMQTPTLVVSSVDVAMEIIKTHDLAFSDRPHNTAAKILLYGCTDVGFASYGEKWRQKRKICVLELLSMKRVQSFRVIREEEAAKLVNKLREASSSDASYVNLSEMLMSTSNNIVCKCAIGRNFTRDGYNSGKVLAREVMIHLTAFTVRDYFPWLGWMDVLTGKIQKYKATAGAMDALFDQAIAEHLAQKREGEHSKRKDFLDILLQLQEDSMLSFELTKTDIKALVTDMFVGGTDTTAAVLEWAMSELLRNPNIMKKVQEEVRTVVGHKSKVEENDISQMHYLKCVVKEILRLHIPTPLLAPRVTMSDVKLKGYDIPAKTMVYINAWAMQRDPKFWERPEEFLPERFENSKVDFKGQEYFQFIPFGFGRRGCPGMNFGIASVEYLLASLLYWFDWKLPETDTQDVDMSEIFGLVVSKKVPLLLKPKTFSF, encoded by the exons ATGGCTCTACTCAAACAATGGCCTTACGAAGTGTTTTCTTCTACCTTCTAtatatctctttctttctttatcagTGTGCTTTTATTGTTTAAGCTCACAAAAAGAACCAAACCCAAAACCAATCTGAATCTGCCTCCATCTCTACCAAAACTACCAATCATCGGTAACATTCATCAGTTTGGAACACTGCCACATCGATCTCTTCGAGACCTCTCTCTCAAATATGGTGATATGATGATGTTGCAGTTGGGGCAGATGCAAACTCCAACCCTAGTGGTTTCATCTGTAGATGTGGCCATGGAAATAATCAAAACTCATGACCTAGCCTTTTCTGACAGACCCCACAACACTGCTGCAAAGATCTTGCTCTATGGATGCACAGACGTTGGCTTCGCAAGCTATGGAGAAAAGTGGagacagaaaaggaaaatatgcgTCCTTGAACTTCTAAGCATGAAAAGGGTGCAATCATTTCGTGTCATAAGGGAAGAAGAGGCTGCGAAGTTGGTAAATAAGCTACGTGAGGCAAGCTCGAGTGATGCAAGTTACGTGAACCTAAGTGAGATGCTTATGTCAACGTCTAATAATATTGTGTGTAAGTGTGCTATTGGAAGGAACTTTACAAGAGATGGTTACAACAGTGGGAAAGTGTTAGCGAGGGAGGTTATGATTCATCTCACAGCTTTCACAGTGAGAGATTACTTTCCTTGGTTGGGTTGGATGGATGTTCTCACTGGAAAAATTCAGAAATACAAGGCCACTGCTGGAGCAATGGATGCTTTGTTTGATCAGGCAATTGCTGAACATTTGGCTCAGAAAAGAGAAGGTGAACACTCCAAAAGGAAAGACTTCCTGGATATCCTACTCCAACTTCAAGAGGATAGCATGCTCAGCTTTGAGCTCACCAAAACTGACATCAAAGCACTTGTAACG gaCATGTTTGTGGGAGGTACTGATACAACTGCGGCGGTATTAGAATGGGCCATGTCAGAGCTTTTAAGAAATCCGAACATAATGaaaaaagttcaagaagaaGTGAGGACAGTTGTAGGTCATAAATCAAAAGTGGAAGAGAATGATATTAGTCAAATGCACTATCTAAAATGTGTAGTCAAAGAAATTCTAAGGTTACATATTCCTACTCCTCTTTTGGCTCCTAGAGTAACAATGTCTGATGTAAAACTGAAAGGATATGATATTCCTGCAAAAACAATGGTATATATCAATGCATGGGCAATGCAAAGAGATCCTAAATTTTGGGAACGCCCTGAAGAGTTCCTGCCAGAAAGATTCGAAAATAGTAAAGTTGATTTTAAAGGTCAAGAATATTTTCAGTTTATTCCATTTGGTTTTGGGAGAAGAGGATGTCCTGGGATGAATTTTGGAATTGCTTCTGTTGAGTATCTGCTTGCTAGTCTTCTTTACTGGTTTGATTGGAAGTTGCCTGAAACTGATACACAAGATGTAGATATGAGCGAGATATTTGGACTTGTTGTCTCAAAGAAAGTACCACTTCTCCTTAAACCAAAAACCTTTTCATTTTAA